One genomic window of Candidatus Minimicrobia sp. QA0096 includes the following:
- a CDS encoding DUF192 domain-containing protein: protein MDESRHSTVTQTVIKWIFICGMLMVIGGAIFYAFRTVSPKTEMIYLNKTMLQAEIANDEESQRKGLSGRLGIDENYAMLFVFDHNDRHKMWMKDMKFSVDMIWINDKKRVVYVKHNVKPDAEPHEKYAPPVPAKYVLEVKAGVAKQASAMIGSQVKFDLEEDK from the coding sequence ATGGACGAATCTCGTCACTCGACAGTAACTCAGACTGTCATTAAATGGATATTTATATGCGGTATGCTGATGGTTATTGGTGGGGCAATTTTTTATGCTTTTCGAACGGTTTCGCCAAAAACGGAAATGATTTACCTTAATAAGACGATGCTTCAGGCGGAAATTGCTAATGACGAAGAATCGCAGCGGAAAGGTCTGTCTGGAAGGCTGGGGATTGATGAAAATTATGCCATGCTGTTCGTATTTGACCATAACGATCGTCATAAAATGTGGATGAAAGATATGAAGTTTTCGGTTGATATGATTTGGATCAATGATAAAAAGCGCGTTGTCTATGTAAAACATAACGTCAAGCCGGACGCTGAGCCGCATGAAAAATATGCGCCACCGGTTCCTGCAAAGTACGTGTTGGAGGTGAAGGCAGGAGTTGCTAAGCAGGCGAGCGCTATGATTGGGTCACAGGTAAAATTTGATTTGGAGGAGGATAAGTGA